One region of Pyramidobacter sp. YE332 genomic DNA includes:
- a CDS encoding TlpA disulfide reductase family protein: MMKKFLLVATVLAMMASSAFAAKKIGAFKAEDLEGAAHDEALFRQAPLTMFNVWGTFCPPCLHEMPDLGRLAKEMAPEGVQIVGLLYDWFDPAGRRSEKQIVKAKTLVERTGADYLHLLLDDGLARHLGDFSAIPQTFFVNGRGEIVGEATGARSAAQWREIIREMLAKAK, from the coding sequence ATGATGAAAAAGTTTTTGCTTGTCGCAACGGTTCTGGCGATGATGGCTTCGTCCGCTTTCGCGGCGAAAAAGATCGGCGCGTTCAAGGCCGAGGATCTGGAAGGCGCGGCGCACGACGAGGCGCTCTTCCGGCAGGCGCCGCTGACGATGTTCAACGTCTGGGGCACGTTCTGTCCGCCCTGCCTGCACGAGATGCCCGATCTCGGCCGGCTGGCGAAGGAAATGGCCCCCGAAGGCGTGCAAATCGTCGGACTGCTCTACGACTGGTTCGATCCGGCCGGCCGCCGCAGCGAGAAACAGATCGTCAAGGCGAAGACGCTGGTGGAGCGCACCGGCGCCGATTACCTCCACCTGCTGCTTGACGACGGTCTGGCGCGGCATCTCGGCGACTTCAGCGCCATCCCGCAGACGTTCTTCGTGAACGGACGCGGCGAGATCGTCGGCGAGGCGACGGGCGCGCGGAGCGCCGCGCAGTGGCGGGAGATCATCCGCGAAATGCTGGCGAAGGCCAAATAA
- a CDS encoding 3'-5' exonuclease, with translation MPLSIAETGFTALDIETTGLSPALCGIVEIAALKIFPDGSQRPFQMLVDPGRPIPRDVSAIHGIDDAMVRGQPRAADAVAALVSFVGPSPLVLHNAPFDMSFLNPVVRRQRLQWSSPAVFDTLRLSRQAFPGLNSYSLENLSRFFDFDAGGHHRALTDCRYCAQLFARILRKIRGLDMDFAAFAREYASSARLLAR, from the coding sequence ATGCCTCTCTCCATCGCCGAAACGGGCTTCACCGCCCTCGACATCGAAACCACCGGATTGAGTCCCGCCTTGTGCGGCATCGTCGAGATCGCCGCTCTGAAAATCTTTCCCGATGGCTCGCAGCGGCCTTTTCAAATGCTGGTCGATCCCGGGCGCCCCATCCCGCGCGACGTCTCCGCCATCCACGGCATCGACGACGCCATGGTCCGCGGTCAGCCCCGCGCCGCCGACGCCGTCGCCGCGCTCGTGAGCTTCGTGGGACCGTCGCCGCTGGTGCTGCACAACGCACCGTTCGACATGAGCTTTCTCAACCCCGTCGTGCGGCGGCAGCGGCTCCAGTGGAGCAGCCCCGCCGTCTTCGACACGCTCAGGCTGAGCCGCCAGGCCTTTCCCGGACTGAACAGCTACAGCCTGGAAAACCTGAGCCGCTTCTTCGACTTCGACGCCGGCGGCCATCACCGCGCGCTGACCGACTGCCGCTACTGCGCTCAGCTCTTCGCGCGCATCCTGCGCAAGATCCGCGGGCTCGACATGGATTTCGCCGCGTTCGCGCGCGAGTACGCCTCGTCCGCCCGCCTGCTCGCAAGGTAA
- a CDS encoding 4Fe-4S binding protein, with product MASARKKSGRLRQTVQVLWTAVTNGYLAGFLKGKIYTGTLKNVCVPGLNCYSCPGALGACPVGSFQAMLTGFEPQLPLYVTGFLFAFGALLGRFVCGWLCPFGLVQDLLYKIPLGRKRLDLPGDRALRRLKYAVLALFVIILPLFVRDDLTGVSSPWFCKYICPSGTLMGGWTLLSLNESLRGAAGWLFTWKSALLTALIVLSVKSFRPFCKYLCPLGAFYGFFNRIALLRYDFDEKKCVACGRCAASCPMTLRLPQGTNGGECIRCGRCVDVCPVAALTPPLKQSLKARRKPSPERP from the coding sequence TTGGCTAGCGCCCGGAAAAAGAGCGGTCGGCTGCGTCAGACCGTTCAGGTGCTGTGGACGGCCGTAACCAACGGCTACCTGGCGGGCTTCCTGAAGGGCAAAATTTACACGGGCACGCTGAAAAACGTCTGCGTCCCCGGGCTAAACTGCTATTCCTGCCCCGGCGCGCTGGGGGCCTGCCCGGTCGGCTCCTTCCAGGCCATGCTGACGGGCTTCGAGCCGCAGCTGCCGCTGTACGTCACGGGTTTTCTGTTCGCGTTCGGCGCGCTGCTGGGACGCTTCGTTTGCGGCTGGCTCTGCCCGTTCGGGCTGGTCCAGGACCTGCTGTACAAGATCCCGCTCGGGCGCAAGCGGCTCGATCTGCCCGGCGACCGCGCCCTGAGGCGGCTGAAATACGCCGTGCTGGCGCTGTTCGTCATCATCCTGCCGCTGTTCGTGCGCGACGATCTAACCGGCGTCAGCTCTCCATGGTTCTGCAAGTACATTTGTCCTTCGGGCACGCTGATGGGCGGCTGGACGCTGCTGAGCCTGAACGAAAGTCTGCGCGGCGCGGCCGGATGGCTGTTCACGTGGAAGAGCGCGCTGCTGACCGCGCTGATCGTCCTGTCGGTGAAGTCGTTTCGCCCTTTCTGCAAATATCTGTGCCCCCTGGGGGCCTTTTACGGCTTCTTCAACCGCATCGCCCTGCTCCGTTACGACTTCGACGAAAAAAAATGCGTCGCCTGCGGGCGCTGCGCCGCGTCCTGCCCGATGACGCTGAGGCTGCCGCAGGGCACCAACGGCGGCGAATGCATCCGCTGCGGCCGGTGCGTGGACGTCTGCCCTGTCGCCGCGCTGACGCCGCCGCTCAAACAAAGCCTGAAAGCGCGGCGCAAACCGTCGCCGGAACGTCCCTGA
- a CDS encoding CD1871A family CXXC motif-containing protein, whose translation MKRYGAGWMCLLAGAALIAAGLWGGENFAVFQKAAKICLECVGIG comes from the coding sequence ATGAAAAGATACGGCGCGGGCTGGATGTGTCTGCTCGCCGGCGCTGCCCTGATCGCCGCCGGGTTGTGGGGCGGCGAGAACTTCGCCGTGTTCCAGAAGGCCGCCAAGATCTGTCTGGAGTGCGTGGGCATTGGCTAG
- a CDS encoding solute carrier family 23 protein, with the protein MARKELVYGVDDVPSLPILLLAGAQHVLTLFGATTLVPLIFGPAMGMTPAQIGFFISCVYFAMGVCTLIQTSPFGSGLPIVQGSSFSFIPPIMTIVGIYSAQGTNVILQYIGGALISGGVCLVLLGQFGLIGRIRRFVGPITVGTTIMAIGFSLAGTAISGNAAGYWPASLAVVALIFLFGLKVKGRYVNIFSVLLSVVIVWGACFALSSSGVFQPGHPVYIGLENVNAAKWFQFTGFMPWGMPKFSLVAFGAILAGFFSVILESIGDYFNVCNAAGLPDPTEQQISRGIRAEGLGCIFGGLTGAVACTSYTENIGLIGLTGVASRWVVRVGAILLIGMSMVGKFGALVATLPAPIIGGCYIALFGTIGALGIQALTRADMQKQRNVMIVGFSFLMALGLPGWVEAQKELFFGWGIPGQILWAVGKTSMAVAGVSACLLDNLIPGTREERGFRD; encoded by the coding sequence ATGGCTCGGAAAGAACTGGTATATGGAGTGGACGACGTTCCGTCATTGCCGATTTTGCTGCTGGCGGGCGCGCAGCACGTGCTCACGCTGTTCGGAGCGACGACGCTGGTGCCGCTGATTTTCGGCCCGGCGATGGGGATGACGCCGGCGCAGATCGGATTTTTCATTTCCTGCGTGTATTTCGCCATGGGAGTGTGCACGCTGATCCAGACCAGCCCGTTCGGTTCCGGGCTGCCGATCGTGCAGGGCTCGAGCTTCAGCTTCATCCCGCCGATCATGACGATCGTCGGCATCTATTCGGCGCAGGGCACGAACGTGATCCTGCAGTACATCGGCGGGGCGCTGATCTCGGGGGGCGTGTGCCTGGTGCTGCTGGGGCAGTTCGGGCTGATCGGACGGATCCGCCGCTTCGTCGGCCCGATCACGGTGGGCACGACGATCATGGCGATCGGCTTCTCGCTGGCTGGAACGGCCATCAGCGGCAACGCGGCCGGGTACTGGCCGGCCTCGCTGGCAGTGGTGGCGCTGATCTTCCTGTTCGGTCTGAAAGTCAAGGGGCGTTACGTCAACATCTTCTCGGTCCTTCTGAGCGTGGTCATCGTCTGGGGAGCGTGCTTCGCGCTGAGCAGTTCCGGCGTGTTCCAGCCGGGGCACCCCGTTTATATCGGTCTCGAGAACGTGAACGCGGCCAAGTGGTTCCAGTTCACGGGCTTTATGCCCTGGGGCATGCCGAAGTTCAGTCTGGTGGCGTTCGGCGCGATCTTGGCGGGCTTCTTTTCCGTCATCCTCGAGAGCATCGGCGACTATTTCAATGTCTGCAACGCGGCGGGACTGCCCGATCCGACGGAACAGCAGATCAGCCGGGGCATCCGCGCCGAGGGGCTGGGCTGCATCTTCGGCGGCCTGACGGGGGCGGTGGCCTGCACGAGCTACACCGAGAACATCGGCCTGATCGGCCTGACGGGCGTGGCTTCGCGCTGGGTGGTGCGCGTCGGTGCGATCCTGTTGATCGGCATGAGCATGGTCGGCAAGTTCGGCGCGCTGGTGGCCACGCTGCCTGCGCCGATCATCGGCGGCTGTTACATCGCCCTGTTCGGCACCATCGGCGCGCTGGGCATCCAGGCGCTGACCCGCGCCGACATGCAGAAGCAGCGCAACGTGATGATCGTCGGCTTTTCCTTCCTGATGGCGCTGGGGCTGCCGGGCTGGGTGGAGGCGCAGAAGGAACTGTTCTTCGGCTGGGGCATTCCCGGCCAGATCCTCTGGGCGGTCGGCAAGACGTCGATGGCGGTGGCGGGCGTTTCGGCCTGTCTGCTGGACAATCTGATCCCCGGCACGCGCGAGGAGCGCGGCTTCAGGGACTGA
- the ftsH gene encoding ATP-dependent zinc metalloprotease FtsH — translation MDEIKNPRKPLLYYYAIAMLVLMLFNLLAKPWLMRAQIDEVDYGTFIRMTEEKKIGKVNIEENQILFTDTEGKKVYRTGPMDDPGRTERLYQSGAKFSSEIVEQASPIVSMLLSWVVPLLLFWGLGQYMQKKLMNRMGGDSMMFGMGKSKARVYVKSTEGIKFSDVAGEDEAKENLAEIVEYLHNPGRYRDIGAKMPKGILLVGPPGTGKTMLAKAVAGESNVPFFSMSGSEFVEMFVGMGASKVRDLFKQAKEKAPCIVFIDEIDAIGTKRSGNVMGNDEREQTLNQLLTEMDGFEDNTGVIILAATNRPESLDPALTRPGRFDRRVPVELPDLKGREDILKVHAKKIKLEPHVDFNKVARMASGASGAELANIVNEAALRAVRDNRGQATQADLEESIEVVIAGYQKKNAILTDKEKMIVAYHEIGHALVAAMQSHSAPVQKITIIPRTSGALGYTMQVEEGNHYLMSKEELENKIATLTGGRAAEEVVFGSVTTGASNDIEQATRLARAMITRYGMSDDFGMVALETVTNQYLGGDASLACAPETQSLIDKKVVALVREQHEKARRILTDNRRTLDDLAKVLYERETITGEEFMEILNAVPAQS, via the coding sequence GTGGACGAAATCAAAAATCCCAGAAAGCCGCTGCTTTATTATTACGCGATCGCCATGCTCGTGCTGATGCTGTTCAACCTGCTGGCCAAGCCGTGGCTGATGCGCGCGCAGATCGACGAGGTGGACTACGGCACGTTCATCAGGATGACCGAAGAGAAAAAGATCGGCAAGGTCAACATCGAGGAGAACCAGATCCTCTTCACCGACACCGAGGGCAAAAAAGTCTACCGCACGGGGCCGATGGACGACCCCGGGCGCACGGAGCGCCTTTATCAGTCGGGCGCCAAGTTCTCCAGCGAGATCGTCGAACAGGCGTCGCCGATCGTCAGCATGCTGCTGTCGTGGGTGGTGCCGCTGCTGCTCTTCTGGGGGCTGGGCCAGTACATGCAGAAGAAGCTCATGAACCGCATGGGCGGCGACTCGATGATGTTCGGCATGGGCAAGAGCAAGGCCCGCGTTTACGTCAAGTCCACCGAGGGCATCAAGTTCTCCGACGTGGCCGGCGAGGACGAAGCCAAGGAGAACCTGGCGGAGATCGTCGAGTACCTGCACAATCCCGGGCGCTACCGCGACATCGGCGCGAAGATGCCCAAGGGCATCCTGCTCGTCGGCCCGCCCGGCACCGGCAAGACCATGCTGGCCAAGGCCGTCGCCGGCGAGTCGAACGTGCCGTTCTTCTCCATGTCCGGCTCCGAGTTCGTGGAGATGTTCGTGGGCATGGGCGCCTCGAAAGTGCGCGACCTGTTCAAGCAGGCCAAGGAAAAAGCGCCCTGCATCGTCTTCATCGACGAGATCGACGCCATCGGCACGAAGCGCAGCGGCAACGTGATGGGCAACGACGAGCGCGAGCAGACGCTCAACCAGCTGCTCACCGAGATGGACGGCTTCGAGGACAATACCGGCGTGATCATCCTCGCCGCCACAAACCGCCCCGAGTCGCTCGACCCCGCGCTGACGCGCCCCGGCCGCTTCGACCGGCGCGTGCCCGTGGAGCTGCCCGACCTGAAAGGGCGCGAGGACATCCTCAAGGTGCACGCCAAAAAGATCAAGCTCGAGCCCCACGTCGATTTCAACAAGGTGGCGCGCATGGCATCCGGAGCTTCCGGCGCCGAGCTGGCCAACATCGTCAACGAGGCGGCGCTGCGCGCCGTGCGCGACAACCGCGGACAGGCCACGCAGGCGGACCTCGAAGAGAGCATCGAAGTAGTGATCGCCGGCTATCAGAAGAAGAACGCCATCCTCACCGACAAGGAAAAGATGATCGTCGCCTACCACGAGATCGGCCACGCCCTCGTCGCCGCCATGCAGAGCCACTCCGCGCCCGTGCAGAAGATCACGATCATCCCGCGTACGTCGGGGGCCCTCGGCTACACCATGCAGGTGGAGGAGGGCAATCATTACCTGATGAGCAAGGAAGAGCTGGAAAACAAGATCGCCACGCTCACCGGCGGCCGCGCCGCCGAAGAAGTCGTCTTCGGTTCCGTGACCACGGGCGCGTCAAACGATATCGAGCAGGCCACCAGGCTGGCCCGCGCCATGATCACGCGTTACGGCATGAGCGACGATTTCGGCATGGTGGCGCTGGAAACGGTGACCAACCAGTATCTGGGCGGCGACGCCTCGCTGGCCTGCGCGCCGGAAACGCAGTCGCTGATCGACAAAAAGGTCGTGGCGCTCGTCAGAGAACAGCACGAAAAAGCCCGCAGGATCCTCACCGACAACCGACGCACGCTCGACGATTTGGCCAAAGTCCTTTACGAACGCGAAACCATCACCGGCGAGGAATTCATGGAGATCCTCAACGCCGTGCCCGCGCAGTCCTAA
- a CDS encoding RES family NAD+ phosphorylase encodes MFCCSNCFADTEIKAIIDGNKTTGDCDFCGSHNTHVYEIGKDSIIAELFDGLLDIYTPVSDLSADFPREKTDLIKNILCNNCQIFNLKPDGAYRLITTICAKRYKDQPELFDSPVAIKQCQDLDYLEENSILKNNCWGDFVEGIKRKNRFHGDYINTDKLFIFLRCAVKFHHKGEVMYRSRICPDEKGFMKTEMGAPPDNKAKGGRVNPMGISILYLSDSTETTLYEIRAGVYDFVTVGRFKLQKDIEVINLAGIDHISPFIGIDYGFDFMQYAMNIEHLKMISQEIAKPLRNDNALDYLPTQYISDYIRSRGYNGIEYISTMCKNGANLAVFNPSLFKCTDTSVYDVKSISYSYTKL; translated from the coding sequence ATGTTCTGTTGCAGTAATTGTTTTGCTGACACAGAAATCAAAGCAATTATAGATGGGAACAAAACAACTGGCGATTGCGATTTCTGCGGGAGTCATAATACCCATGTATATGAAATTGGAAAAGATTCCATTATAGCAGAGCTCTTTGATGGATTGTTAGATATTTATACCCCAGTATCAGATTTATCTGCCGATTTTCCACGTGAGAAGACAGATCTTATAAAGAACATTCTTTGCAATAACTGCCAAATTTTTAATTTAAAACCTGATGGAGCATATCGGCTTATCACCACAATTTGCGCCAAAAGATATAAAGATCAGCCAGAATTATTTGATAGCCCTGTTGCTATTAAGCAGTGTCAGGATCTTGATTATTTAGAGGAAAACTCAATTCTAAAGAATAATTGCTGGGGTGACTTCGTCGAGGGAATTAAGCGCAAGAACCGTTTTCACGGCGACTATATCAATACGGACAAGCTGTTTATATTTCTGAGATGCGCTGTAAAATTCCATCATAAAGGCGAAGTAATGTATCGCTCACGAATATGCCCTGACGAAAAAGGATTTATGAAAACAGAAATGGGGGCCCCTCCAGATAACAAGGCAAAAGGCGGACGTGTAAATCCAATGGGTATCAGTATCCTTTATCTTTCTGACTCAACAGAAACGACCTTGTACGAAATCCGGGCAGGTGTATATGACTTTGTCACAGTTGGTCGTTTCAAACTTCAAAAGGACATTGAGGTCATCAACCTCGCAGGTATTGACCATATTAGTCCGTTTATTGGCATTGATTATGGATTTGACTTTATGCAGTATGCCATGAACATTGAGCATCTTAAAATGATTTCACAAGAAATTGCAAAACCCCTGCGAAATGATAACGCTCTCGATTATTTGCCGACACAGTATATTAGTGATTATATACGCAGCAGAGGATATAATGGAATCGAATACATAAGCACGATGTGTAAAAATGGCGCTAATTTAGCAGTTTTCAACCCTTCTCTTTTCAAATGCACTGACACAAGTGTGTACGACGTAAAATCAATTTCCTATTCCTATACAAAACTATAG
- a CDS encoding GtrA family protein: MTETERERFREVAGYLFFGVLTTIVNYVSYYALTRGLGMGVTAATVWAWGLAVLFAFVTNKLWVFRSRTRGLAALGRELSAFVAARLFSGLLDVGMMWLFAEKLGWPDMWVKIGGNVFVTALNYVFSKRWIFRRRG, encoded by the coding sequence ATGACTGAGACGGAACGGGAACGGTTCCGGGAAGTCGCCGGCTACCTGTTCTTCGGCGTGCTGACGACGATCGTCAACTACGTCAGCTACTACGCGCTGACGCGCGGGCTGGGAATGGGCGTGACGGCGGCGACGGTCTGGGCCTGGGGGCTGGCGGTGCTGTTCGCGTTCGTGACCAACAAGCTCTGGGTCTTTCGCAGCCGCACGCGCGGCCTGGCGGCGCTGGGGCGCGAGCTGTCGGCCTTCGTGGCGGCGCGCCTTTTTTCCGGCCTGCTCGACGTGGGCATGATGTGGCTGTTTGCCGAGAAGCTGGGCTGGCCGGACATGTGGGTGAAAATCGGCGGCAACGTGTTCGTCACGGCGCTCAACTACGTTTTCAGCAAACGCTGGATTTTCCGCAGGCGGGGGTGA
- a CDS encoding Hsp20/alpha crystallin family protein, which translates to MMVPSIWNDNLFDELENVFSDGFFRRSPLYGRRERNMMKTDVRETESNYEVDVDLPGFKKENVNVQLQNGYLTISAVRQHSKEEKDAKGAFIRQERYEGSCSRSFYVGDGIKKEDISAKLEDGILRLTFPKKSEKELEQSKLIEIE; encoded by the coding sequence ATGATGGTACCGAGCATTTGGAACGACAATCTGTTTGACGAACTGGAAAACGTGTTCAGCGACGGTTTCTTCCGCCGCAGCCCGCTGTACGGGCGCCGGGAGCGGAACATGATGAAGACCGACGTGCGCGAGACGGAGAGCAATTATGAAGTCGACGTCGACCTGCCTGGCTTCAAAAAGGAAAACGTCAATGTCCAGCTGCAGAACGGCTATCTGACGATCAGCGCCGTCAGGCAGCACTCCAAGGAAGAGAAGGACGCCAAGGGTGCCTTCATCCGTCAGGAACGCTACGAGGGCAGCTGTTCGCGCAGCTTCTACGTAGGGGACGGCATCAAGAAGGAAGACATCAGCGCCAAGCTGGAAGACGGCATCCTGCGCTTGACCTTCCCGAAGAAGAGCGAAAAGGAACTCGAACAGAGCAAGCTGATCGAAATCGAATAG
- a CDS encoding ISAs1 family transposase has translation MNQTFLELLAEIEDFRTGNAIHYRLQDILLVSVLAVICNTDTSTEMAMFANHQRKYLEPFCDFRHGTPSHDTFGKVLSRLDPRVLSERFNAWMSELCVHLGKLAESRGMTVAIDGKTICRSGSSEQKASHVLTAFASRAQLVLGQIKTDEKSNEITAIPELLDLFQVKDTVVTIDAMGTQKDIAAKIIEKGGDYVLAVKGKSEETARRHHLAPAQRSSGHKHKRTQSQRTVCQHPGEGSWPHREKRMLPLQRPELVRRP, from the coding sequence ATGAACCAGACATTTCTGGAACTGCTGGCAGAAATCGAAGACTTCCGCACAGGCAACGCGATCCACTATCGGCTCCAGGATATCCTTCTGGTCAGCGTGCTGGCCGTGATCTGCAACACGGATACCTCCACGGAAATGGCCATGTTTGCCAATCATCAAAGGAAATATCTGGAACCGTTCTGCGACTTCCGCCACGGCACCCCTTCTCACGATACCTTTGGCAAGGTGTTGAGCCGCCTCGATCCCCGCGTGTTGTCCGAACGCTTCAACGCCTGGATGAGCGAGCTGTGCGTCCACCTGGGCAAGCTGGCGGAGTCAAGAGGCATGACCGTCGCCATCGACGGCAAGACCATATGCCGCAGCGGCAGTTCCGAACAGAAAGCCAGTCACGTGCTCACCGCTTTTGCCAGTCGGGCGCAGCTGGTCCTCGGTCAGATCAAGACCGACGAGAAGAGCAACGAGATCACGGCCATCCCCGAACTGCTGGATCTCTTTCAGGTCAAAGACACCGTCGTCACCATCGACGCCATGGGGACGCAGAAGGACATCGCCGCCAAGATCATCGAAAAGGGCGGAGATTACGTCCTCGCCGTCAAAGGCAAATCAGAAGAAACTGCACGACGACATCATCTGGCACCTGCGCAGCGAAGCTCAGGACACAAGCACAAGAGAACTCAAAGCCAAAGGACAGTATGCCAGCACCCTGGAGAAGGATCATGGCCGCATCGAGAGAAGAGAATGTTACCTCTCCAACGACCTGAGCTAGTTCGAAGACCTTGA
- a CDS encoding sce7726 family protein: MTENNLILNRFFTQNFLFSMVNSNFNDTTYGAVIQRFVSAPRDKDNGALISEIYKFMSKAYRNEYFYQNTLLNKLLLGKHSVNTTTALTQVPICKSKADFILINGKAVVYEIKTDLDSFDRLDTQLRDYFKAFNHVCVVTSESQYERAVNILQGTQVGIYVLTPQNTISTKLRKEPEENNSQLDHTAIFKILHKREYENILLQYFGKLPVASQVFYYGECLKQFSQIPIVRAYRMALKQLKKRNRIRVNEFKKIPYELKSLIYFASPSTSDWQAINGFLNQKYGG, encoded by the coding sequence TTGACAGAAAATAATCTAATCTTAAATCGGTTCTTTACTCAAAATTTTCTCTTTAGCATGGTTAATTCTAATTTTAACGATACCACTTATGGAGCCGTAATTCAACGTTTTGTAAGTGCCCCCAGGGACAAAGACAACGGAGCCTTGATAAGTGAAATATATAAGTTCATGTCAAAAGCCTACCGCAATGAATATTTCTATCAAAACACGTTACTCAACAAACTTTTGCTTGGGAAGCACAGCGTAAATACTACAACAGCATTGACACAAGTTCCAATTTGCAAATCGAAAGCTGATTTTATTTTAATTAACGGCAAAGCAGTTGTATATGAGATAAAGACAGATCTTGACTCCTTTGATCGTCTTGACACTCAGTTGCGAGATTATTTTAAGGCTTTTAATCATGTATGTGTTGTCACGTCAGAAAGCCAATATGAACGTGCAGTGAATATTCTCCAAGGTACACAGGTAGGTATTTATGTACTTACTCCCCAGAACACAATCAGCACAAAATTGCGGAAAGAACCAGAAGAAAATAACTCACAACTTGATCATACAGCCATTTTCAAGATACTGCACAAACGCGAGTATGAAAACATATTGTTACAATATTTTGGCAAACTCCCCGTTGCTTCGCAGGTGTTCTATTATGGCGAATGCCTAAAGCAGTTCTCGCAGATTCCAATTGTACGCGCCTATAGGATGGCTCTTAAGCAGCTTAAGAAGCGCAACAGAATTAGAGTTAATGAATTTAAGAAGATACCATACGAGTTAAAATCCCTAATATACTTTGCCAGTCCATCGACATCTGACTGGCAAGCCATCAATGGCTTTTTAAATCAGAAATATGGAGGATAA
- a CDS encoding sce7725 family protein, which yields MYFPYVRGRQYELLALRELATNDLLGDSVTPIVEPVKLSPTLVNVMAEFIKIGHPISIIRNPAVGTFMSDWQDVQKQSKEAAYKQRFSEQYENSTIIKSLIMQENAKVLLEFWDEQNINKSDLLVINTDRDYLELYESTFEIEVPRYVLMPDESVFRRKVRHHKVLLDDKFERQGRNADYQESEDEFFSDDHLFYKEDGFIGFSDYSVVGNEYLEAGFAPYAVAIHIVYFASDKTLRVRHFVSDSNEDITNPALKFYEAVSKLAAWYNADPHPVEMTSGLQTFLQHHEQQSYPGLGTVKKLSLMHHLELMGKYLSER from the coding sequence ATGTATTTCCCGTATGTTCGAGGCCGGCAATACGAGTTGCTTGCACTACGCGAGCTAGCGACAAATGATCTCTTGGGTGATTCCGTTACTCCCATTGTTGAACCTGTAAAACTCTCCCCTACCCTTGTAAATGTGATGGCGGAGTTTATTAAGATCGGACATCCCATTTCGATTATACGAAATCCCGCAGTGGGTACTTTTATGTCTGATTGGCAAGATGTTCAGAAACAATCCAAAGAAGCTGCGTATAAGCAGCGTTTTTCAGAGCAATATGAGAATTCAACTATAATTAAGTCACTCATAATGCAGGAAAATGCAAAAGTTTTGCTTGAGTTTTGGGATGAACAAAACATTAATAAATCGGATTTGCTTGTTATTAATACTGATCGAGATTATTTAGAACTATACGAGAGCACATTCGAAATAGAGGTCCCCCGCTATGTGTTGATGCCGGATGAGAGTGTATTCAGGCGTAAAGTACGTCATCATAAAGTTTTACTTGACGACAAGTTCGAAAGGCAAGGTAGAAACGCAGATTATCAAGAAAGCGAAGATGAATTCTTTTCTGACGACCATTTATTCTATAAAGAAGATGGTTTTATCGGTTTTTCTGACTATTCAGTAGTTGGCAATGAGTACCTTGAAGCTGGATTTGCGCCCTATGCGGTAGCTATTCATATAGTGTATTTTGCATCTGACAAAACTTTACGTGTTAGGCATTTTGTCTCGGATTCCAACGAGGATATCACAAACCCTGCTTTGAAGTTCTACGAAGCAGTATCAAAGCTAGCTGCGTGGTACAATGCTGATCCGCACCCTGTTGAGATGACCTCAGGTCTCCAAACTTTTTTACAGCATCACGAGCAACAGTCTTATCCAGGACTCGGGACAGTAAAAAAACTCTCGCTGATGCACCACCTGGAGTTGATGGGTAAATATCTTAGCGAGAGGTAA